One window of Sinorhizobium fredii NGR234 genomic DNA carries:
- a CDS encoding ABC-type transport auxiliary lipoprotein family protein yields the protein MGFPGLVSWRAAGAARFAMVLSLTALLAGCGTRQAANDTFSLASTPVVERPAATNRQILVPEPTALKTLGSDQIVVRLSKSELQFLAQAQWGDSLPRLVQDRLVQTFDNTGRVRGVGKPGQGLAIDYQLVTELRAFEISTDGPDTAVVEIFAKILDDRNGTVRRQQAFRAVAPVQGAGNPAFVAALDAAFAQVAADIVSWTLRSI from the coding sequence ATGGGTTTTCCGGGTCTGGTATCGTGGCGTGCAGCGGGGGCGGCCCGGTTTGCCATGGTTCTTTCATTGACGGCGCTGCTGGCGGGCTGTGGGACGCGCCAGGCCGCCAATGACACGTTCAGCCTGGCATCGACGCCGGTCGTCGAGCGGCCGGCCGCGACGAACCGCCAGATACTGGTGCCGGAGCCGACGGCCCTGAAGACGCTTGGCAGCGACCAGATCGTCGTCCGGCTGTCGAAATCGGAACTTCAATTTCTTGCGCAAGCCCAATGGGGCGACAGCCTGCCGCGCCTCGTCCAGGATCGGCTTGTCCAGACTTTCGACAACACCGGCCGGGTTCGCGGCGTCGGAAAGCCGGGCCAGGGACTGGCCATCGACTATCAGCTTGTCACCGAACTCCGTGCCTTCGAGATATCAACGGATGGTCCGGATACGGCGGTCGTCGAAATTTTCGCCAAAATATTGGATGATCGCAACGGTACGGTCCGCAGGCAGCAGGCTTTCCGTGCCGTCGCGCCGGTCCAGGGTGCGGGCAATCCGGCCTTTGTCGCAGCCCTCGATGCCGCCTTCGCTCAGGTGGCAGCGGATATCGTCAGCTGGACGCTCCGGTCGATTTGA
- a CDS encoding MlaD family protein: METKANYAIVGFFTVFVIAAAFGFVYWMSQYGRSGEMVELVVNIPGSANGLSVGSPVRFNGINVGSVRSLAIDANDPRYSIAITEVSADAPVLKSTKATLEIQGLTGAAYIELSGGRKGDENILKSALENGTQARILADQSSVTSLLATADQILDRANSAIGDIQGFVTEVRGPLTATIGNAQRFSKALADNSDAIDQFLKSVQELSGSVSAASKKLDDTLASADRLIKSVDPKKIDTIVSNVEDVSNDLKAASGGVSEAIAGFRRTVDTYDQFGKNAQETLKRVDALVAAVDTQKVGLVVNDISAASADARKVAAQVSEFANKISARQEDIDQTITDFTEMSNKLNAASNRVDSILVKVDGFLGDANAPSLSAEARSTLESFRRMADNLNAQIGPIADNLKRFSNSGLRDVETLVTETRRTVQSLQSTISNFDRNPQRLLFGGETVKQYDGRTRR, encoded by the coding sequence ATGGAAACTAAAGCGAACTATGCCATTGTCGGCTTTTTCACGGTGTTCGTGATCGCCGCCGCATTCGGCTTCGTCTATTGGATGTCGCAATATGGCCGAAGCGGCGAGATGGTCGAACTCGTCGTCAACATTCCGGGCTCTGCCAACGGCCTGTCGGTCGGCTCACCGGTACGGTTCAACGGCATCAATGTCGGCAGCGTGCGCAGCCTTGCGATCGACGCCAACGATCCGCGCTACTCGATCGCCATCACCGAGGTATCGGCCGATGCGCCGGTGCTGAAGTCGACAAAGGCGACGCTGGAAATCCAGGGCCTGACGGGCGCGGCCTATATCGAGCTCAGCGGCGGGCGAAAGGGTGACGAGAACATCCTCAAGAGCGCACTCGAAAACGGCACGCAGGCGCGCATCCTTGCCGACCAATCGAGCGTCACCAGCCTCCTTGCGACCGCCGACCAGATCCTTGATCGGGCGAACAGCGCCATCGGCGACATTCAGGGCTTCGTCACGGAAGTTCGCGGCCCGCTGACCGCGACAATCGGCAATGCGCAACGCTTCTCCAAGGCGCTTGCGGACAATTCCGACGCGATCGATCAGTTCCTGAAGAGCGTTCAGGAGTTGTCGGGATCCGTCAGTGCGGCGTCGAAGAAGCTCGATGACACGCTGGCAAGCGCCGACCGGCTGATCAAGTCGGTCGATCCGAAGAAGATCGACACGATCGTCAGCAATGTCGAAGACGTCAGCAACGATCTCAAGGCGGCGTCCGGCGGGGTCTCGGAGGCAATTGCCGGGTTCAGGCGCACCGTCGACACCTATGACCAATTCGGCAAGAACGCGCAGGAGACATTGAAGCGTGTCGATGCGCTGGTGGCCGCCGTCGATACGCAGAAAGTCGGGCTGGTCGTCAACGACATTTCCGCAGCGAGCGCCGATGCGCGCAAGGTCGCCGCCCAGGTGTCCGAATTCGCCAACAAGATATCCGCCCGCCAGGAGGACATCGACCAGACGATCACCGATTTCACGGAGATGTCGAACAAGCTGAACGCGGCATCGAACCGGGTCGACAGCATTCTGGTAAAGGTCGACGGCTTCCTCGGCGATGCGAATGCACCGTCGCTGTCGGCCGAGGCACGCTCGACGCTCGAATCGTTCCGCCGCATGGCCGACAACCTCAACGCACAGATCGGTCCCATTGCCGACAACCTGAAGCGCTTCTCCAATTCGGGCCTGCGGGACGTGGAGACGCTTGTCACGGAAACGCGGCGAACGGTGCAAAGCCTGCAGAGTACGATTTCCAATTTCGATCGAAATCCACAGCGCCTGCTATTCGGCGGTGAGACGGTTAAGCAATATGATGGCCGCACGCGGCGGTGA
- a CDS encoding ABC transporter ATP-binding protein encodes MVQAVMEKQPEQAARRETILSVRDLTVGFGDNIVLDKLNLDVLRGEILGFVGASGTGKSVLMRTVLRLLPKRSGTIEILGAEYDKVSDEERIALDMRLGVLFQHGALFSALTVRENIQVPMREYLDLPQDLMDELARLKIELVGLAPEAAEKYPSELSGGMIKRAALARALALDPDLVFLDEPTSGLDPIGAAEFDELIAKLRDTLGLTVYMVTHDLDSLFSVCDRIAVLGQKRVLVEGTIEDMLACDEPWVKSYFRGKRARAIVREHD; translated from the coding sequence ATGGTTCAGGCGGTCATGGAAAAGCAACCGGAACAGGCGGCGAGGCGCGAGACCATCCTTTCCGTTCGCGACCTGACGGTCGGTTTCGGCGACAACATCGTTCTCGACAAACTCAATCTCGATGTGCTGCGCGGCGAAATCCTCGGCTTCGTCGGCGCTTCCGGCACCGGCAAGTCGGTCCTGATGCGCACGGTCCTGCGGCTGCTGCCGAAGCGCTCCGGCACGATCGAGATCCTCGGCGCGGAATACGACAAGGTAAGCGATGAGGAACGCATCGCGCTCGACATGCGGCTTGGCGTTCTCTTCCAGCATGGCGCGCTGTTTTCCGCGCTGACGGTGCGGGAGAACATCCAGGTGCCGATGCGGGAATATCTCGATCTGCCGCAAGATCTGATGGATGAACTCGCGCGCCTGAAGATCGAACTGGTGGGCCTGGCGCCGGAAGCGGCCGAAAAATACCCTTCGGAGCTTTCCGGCGGTATGATCAAGCGTGCCGCGCTTGCAAGGGCTTTGGCGCTCGATCCGGATCTCGTCTTCCTCGACGAGCCGACCTCCGGCCTCGATCCGATCGGCGCGGCGGAGTTCGACGAGTTGATCGCCAAGCTGCGGGACACGCTGGGATTGACCGTGTATATGGTGACTCACGATCTGGACAGCCTGTTCTCGGTTTGCGACCGGATTGCCGTGCTTGGTCAGAAACGCGTCCTGGTCGAGGGAACGATCGAGGACATGCTTGCCTGCGACGAGCCGTGGGTGAAGTCCTATTTCCGCGGCAAGCGGGCGAGGGCGATCGTGCGCGAGCACGACTGA
- a CDS encoding ABC transporter permease, whose translation MTRAPSQNAADVVLAGADGGTDRRYMFSGDWRHQTAEAMAAKLKRLGKPGGGRNEFDFSGITAMDTAGAWIIRRFMNGIGSEAGGEIHFAHGGDRYVELVRALPGELRQPERSKRKDPLFQRLFAPIGEVTVSIWTDTVAAMYILGSAVRGAQMKLGRHAGVSPAAIVHQIDRMGVMATPIITLMSFLIGAIIAQQGAFQLRSFGAEIFVVDLVGILQLREIGVLLTAIMIAGRSGSAITAEIGSMKMREEVDALKVMGLSPVGVLVFPRLVALTIALPLLTIIANFAALVGAALVAWTYSGITVATFVARLQEAVDFSSVAAGMIKAPFMALIIGVVAAVEGLKVGGSAESLGRRVTSSVVKSIFVVILIDGLFAMFYAAIDF comes from the coding sequence GTGACGCGCGCGCCCTCCCAGAACGCTGCCGATGTCGTCCTCGCCGGGGCGGACGGGGGGACCGACCGACGTTACATGTTCAGTGGCGACTGGCGGCATCAGACCGCAGAGGCCATGGCCGCCAAGCTCAAGCGGCTGGGAAAGCCGGGCGGCGGCCGGAATGAGTTCGATTTTTCCGGGATCACGGCGATGGACACGGCCGGCGCCTGGATTATCCGGCGCTTCATGAACGGGATCGGCAGCGAAGCCGGAGGCGAGATTCACTTCGCCCATGGCGGCGATCGCTATGTCGAACTCGTGCGCGCGCTGCCGGGAGAATTGCGGCAGCCGGAGCGCTCGAAGCGCAAGGACCCGCTTTTCCAGCGGCTGTTTGCGCCGATCGGTGAAGTGACGGTGTCGATTTGGACCGATACGGTTGCCGCCATGTATATCCTCGGCTCGGCCGTCCGCGGCGCGCAGATGAAGCTCGGGCGTCACGCCGGCGTGTCGCCTGCCGCGATCGTCCACCAGATCGACCGCATGGGTGTGATGGCCACCCCCATCATCACGCTGATGTCGTTCCTGATCGGCGCCATCATCGCGCAGCAGGGGGCCTTTCAGCTCCGGTCCTTCGGGGCGGAGATCTTCGTCGTCGACCTCGTCGGTATCCTGCAACTGCGCGAAATCGGCGTGCTGTTGACGGCGATCATGATTGCCGGCCGCTCGGGCAGCGCAATCACGGCCGAGATCGGCTCGATGAAGATGCGCGAGGAGGTCGACGCGCTGAAGGTCATGGGCTTGAGCCCGGTCGGCGTGCTCGTCTTTCCGCGCCTTGTGGCACTGACGATCGCGCTGCCGCTTTTGACGATCATCGCGAACTTCGCCGCCCTCGTCGGGGCGGCGCTCGTCGCCTGGACCTATTCGGGCATCACCGTCGCGACTTTCGTCGCCCGATTGCAGGAGGCCGTCGATTTCTCCTCGGTGGCGGCCGGCATGATCAAGGCGCCGTTCATGGCGCTCATCATCGGGGTCGTTGCGGCGGTCGAGGGCCTGAAGGTCGGCGGCAGCGCGGAATCGCTCGGCCGGCGCGTGACATCGTCGGTCGTCAAATCGATCTTCGTCGTCATCCTCATCGACGGATTGTTCGCGATGTTCTACGCGGCGATCGATTTCTGA
- the dgcA gene encoding N-acetyl-D-Glu racemase DgcA produces the protein MPISLAAAVDHFPIAVTFTISRGSKTTASVVTCTISDGTASGQGECVPYARYGESVESVLGEIEAVRPLIEAGMTRPELQQAMKPGAARNAVDCALWDLEAKRANKSAATLAGIADPVALTTAFTISLSEPEEMMAQAAKYAHRALLKVKVGTADDTSRIRAVRKGAPASHIILDANEGWTPENLAFHFAACAEAGIALIEQPLPAGRDEALAHVARSVPVCADESVHATADLKALVGRYDAVNIKLDKTGGLTEALRMRDEARALGLKVMVGCMVGSSLAMAPAMLVAQGADFVDLDGALLLAEDRSPGLRYEASLVFPPEPSLWG, from the coding sequence ATGCCGATTTCGCTTGCAGCCGCCGTCGATCACTTCCCGATTGCCGTCACCTTCACCATCTCCCGCGGCTCGAAGACGACGGCGAGCGTCGTCACCTGCACGATCAGCGACGGGACGGCATCGGGCCAGGGCGAATGCGTCCCCTATGCTCGCTACGGCGAATCGGTCGAATCGGTGCTGGGCGAAATCGAAGCCGTTCGACCGCTGATCGAAGCCGGCATGACGCGGCCGGAATTGCAGCAGGCGATGAAACCGGGAGCGGCCCGCAACGCGGTCGATTGCGCGCTCTGGGATCTAGAGGCAAAGCGGGCGAATAAATCGGCCGCCACGCTTGCCGGGATAGCCGATCCGGTCGCCTTGACGACGGCCTTTACGATCTCGCTCTCAGAACCTGAAGAGATGATGGCGCAGGCCGCGAAATACGCCCATCGCGCCCTGCTGAAGGTCAAGGTCGGGACGGCGGACGACACATCCCGGATCCGCGCCGTGCGGAAAGGCGCACCGGCAAGCCACATCATCCTCGATGCCAATGAGGGCTGGACACCGGAAAACCTCGCCTTCCACTTTGCCGCCTGCGCCGAAGCCGGCATCGCGCTGATCGAACAACCTCTGCCGGCGGGGCGTGACGAGGCGTTGGCGCATGTGGCCCGCTCCGTTCCCGTCTGCGCGGATGAAAGCGTGCACGCGACCGCCGACCTCAAGGCGCTCGTCGGGCGCTACGATGCGGTGAACATCAAGCTCGACAAGACCGGCGGGCTGACCGAAGCGCTGCGCATGCGCGACGAGGCCCGCGCCCTCGGCCTGAAGGTCATGGTCGGCTGCATGGTCGGCAGTTCGCTTGCCATGGCCCCGGCGATGCTCGTCGCGCAGGGAGCCGATTTCGTCGATCTCGACGGCGCGCTGCTGCTTGCGGAAGACCGCAGCCCGGGCCTGCGCTACGAGGCCTCGCTCGTCTTTCCACCCGAGCCGAGCCTATGGGGCTGA
- a CDS encoding MFS transporter, whose product MIPAPAPPLLGPPPRHFALRIALLFCAPLIVNGFAMPYFPVWLSSLSMSDFEIGVVLAVPMFIRVITAPVAGVLADRLGERTIVLIWSGCLSLALAFVLFFAKDFWPVLVIYALQSAAYSPYLPIVEALALSGVRRWGFDYALMRVWGSIAFIGATMLGGWMIGLIGGAMVLPAMAAGFGLTVVMAFAAPRIGRPRRPSPITAITEPPPRSLRQTDLQLLLIGVTLVNSSHAMLFAFSAIYWQQIGYSGTQIGALWSAGVAAEVLMFFFAKAIVRRFSVWTMIFSGCLLAVVRWLIFPMDLGFSGYFVLQCFHAFTYAIMHTGMQHKLVERVAEEQEASAQGLYFFYTGIFTAIFTFVSGYFYAWFGVAGFYSMSVVALTGCCFAFAGWYLQPHRLGSGGKTSEAS is encoded by the coding sequence ATGATTCCCGCACCAGCGCCCCCGCTTCTGGGGCCTCCGCCGCGTCACTTCGCGCTCCGCATCGCGCTGCTCTTCTGCGCGCCGCTGATCGTCAACGGATTCGCCATGCCGTATTTTCCGGTGTGGCTCAGCAGCTTGTCGATGAGCGATTTCGAGATCGGCGTGGTGCTCGCCGTACCGATGTTCATCCGCGTCATCACGGCGCCCGTGGCAGGCGTGCTGGCGGACCGCCTCGGCGAGCGCACGATCGTGTTGATCTGGTCGGGCTGTCTTTCACTTGCCTTGGCATTCGTCCTCTTCTTCGCGAAGGACTTCTGGCCGGTGCTGGTGATCTATGCGCTGCAATCGGCCGCCTATTCGCCTTACCTGCCGATCGTCGAGGCGCTTGCGCTGTCGGGCGTGCGTCGCTGGGGTTTCGACTACGCGCTGATGCGCGTCTGGGGGTCGATCGCCTTTATCGGCGCGACGATGCTCGGCGGCTGGATGATCGGCCTCATCGGCGGAGCAATGGTGCTGCCGGCCATGGCGGCCGGTTTCGGCTTGACCGTCGTGATGGCCTTCGCAGCGCCGCGCATCGGCCGTCCGCGTCGGCCATCGCCGATCACGGCGATCACCGAACCGCCGCCACGATCGCTGCGGCAGACCGATCTGCAACTGCTTCTGATCGGCGTCACGCTGGTCAACAGCAGCCACGCGATGTTGTTCGCGTTCTCGGCCATCTACTGGCAGCAGATCGGCTACAGCGGCACGCAGATCGGCGCCCTGTGGAGCGCCGGCGTGGCAGCGGAAGTACTGATGTTCTTCTTCGCCAAGGCAATCGTCAGGCGCTTCAGCGTCTGGACGATGATTTTTTCCGGCTGTCTGCTGGCGGTGGTGCGCTGGCTGATCTTCCCGATGGATTTAGGCTTTTCGGGCTATTTCGTCCTCCAGTGCTTCCACGCCTTTACCTATGCGATCATGCATACCGGCATGCAGCACAAGCTGGTCGAACGCGTCGCCGAGGAGCAGGAAGCCTCCGCCCAGGGCCTCTATTTCTTCTACACGGGCATCTTCACGGCGATCTTCACGTTTGTGTCCGGCTATTTCTACGCCTGGTTTGGCGTCGCCGGCTTCTATTCGATGTCGGTCGTGGCACTAACCGGGTGCTGCTTCGCCTTTGCCGGATGGTACCTTCAGCCCCATAGGCTCGGCTCGGGTGGAAAGACGAGCGAGGCCTCGTAG
- a CDS encoding UDP-2,3-diacylglucosamine diphosphatase produces MTAASGSQQNPVRKLRTLFISDVHLGSKAAKTDYLLDFLRHHEAETVILVGDIVDGWRLKRSWYWPQNCNDVVQKLLRKARKGTRIIYIPGNHDEFMRDFPGVHFGGIEVAQRHMHQGADGRNYLVLHGDEFDVVVRNARVLAYLGDWAYDTAIAINIGLAAIRRRLGMPYWSFSSWAKLQVKHAVNFIGEFQKVVADEARRHHAQGVICGHIHHAVIEDIDEIRYINTGDWVESCTAIAEHFDGRMELITWHSLRGGMAAVETSADELPASLSAPQAA; encoded by the coding sequence ATGACAGCGGCATCGGGGTCTCAACAGAATCCGGTTCGGAAATTGCGGACGCTGTTCATTTCCGACGTTCATCTGGGCTCGAAGGCGGCCAAGACGGACTACCTGCTCGACTTCCTGCGCCATCACGAGGCGGAGACGGTCATCCTCGTCGGCGATATCGTCGACGGCTGGCGGCTGAAGCGCAGCTGGTACTGGCCGCAAAACTGCAACGACGTCGTCCAGAAGCTGCTGCGCAAGGCCCGCAAAGGTACGCGGATCATCTACATTCCCGGTAACCACGACGAGTTCATGCGGGATTTCCCGGGCGTGCATTTCGGCGGCATCGAAGTTGCGCAGCGCCATATGCATCAGGGTGCCGACGGGCGCAACTACCTTGTCCTGCACGGCGACGAGTTCGATGTCGTCGTACGCAATGCGCGGGTGCTCGCCTATCTCGGCGATTGGGCCTACGACACCGCAATCGCCATCAATATCGGGCTTGCCGCGATCCGCCGCCGCCTCGGCATGCCCTATTGGTCGTTTTCGTCCTGGGCGAAGCTGCAGGTCAAACATGCGGTGAATTTCATCGGCGAGTTCCAGAAAGTCGTGGCGGACGAAGCCCGCCGACATCACGCCCAGGGCGTGATCTGCGGCCATATCCACCATGCAGTGATCGAGGACATTGACGAAATCCGCTACATCAACACGGGCGATTGGGTCGAGAGTTGCACGGCGATCGCCGAGCACTTCGACGGCAGGATGGAACTGATCACCTGGCATAGCCTGCGCGGCGGCATGGCAGCAGTGGAGACCTCTGCGGATGAGTTGCCGGCGAGCCTTTCTGCGCCGCAGGCGGCCTGA
- a CDS encoding NADP-dependent malic enzyme, which produces MTTGDKAKPQSTPASGDIDQQALFFHRYPRPGKLEIQPTKPLGNQRDLALAYSPGVAAPCLAIKDDPESAADFTARSNLVAVVSNGTAVLGLGNIGPLASKPVMEGKAVLFKKFAGIDVFDIEIDAPTVERMVDVVSALEPTFGGINLEDIKAPECFEVERQLREKMEIPVFHDDQHGTAIIVAAAVLNGLELAGKDITKAKIVASGAGAAALACLNLLVTLGAKRENIWVHDLEGLVYKGREVLMDEWKAVYAQDSANRVLADSIGGADVFLGLSAAGVLKPELLAQMAEKPLIMALANPTPEIMPEVARAARPDAMICTGRSDFPNQVNNVLCFPHIFRGALDCGARTINEEMKMAAVRAIAGLAREEPSDVAARAYSGETPVFGPDYLIPSPFDQRLILRIAPAVAKAAAESGVATRPIQDFDAYLDKLNRFVFRSGFIMKPVFAAAKNAPKNRVIFAEGEDERVLRAAQVLLEEGTAKPILIGRPQIIETRLRRYGLRIRPDVDFEVVNPEGDPRYRDYVDEYFALVGRLGVIPEAARTIVRTNTTVIGALAVKRGEADALICGVEGRYSRHLRDVSQIIGKKPGVLDFSALSLLISQRGATFFTDTYVSYNPSAEEIAQTTVMAAGEIRRFGITPHAALVSHSNFGSRESESAAKMRAALKLVRELAPDLEVDGEMHGDAAISETLRERVMPNSTLKGEANLLVFPNLDAANITLGVVKTMTDSLHVGPILLGSALPAHILSPSVTSRGVVNMAALAVVEASHPA; this is translated from the coding sequence ATGACCACGGGCGACAAAGCGAAACCTCAATCGACTCCGGCAAGCGGAGACATCGACCAGCAGGCACTTTTCTTCCACCGCTACCCTCGCCCCGGCAAGCTCGAGATCCAGCCCACCAAGCCGCTCGGCAACCAGCGCGACCTGGCGCTGGCCTACTCGCCCGGCGTCGCCGCGCCCTGCCTCGCCATCAAGGATGACCCGGAGAGCGCCGCCGATTTCACCGCGCGTTCGAACCTCGTCGCCGTGGTCTCGAACGGCACGGCCGTCCTCGGCCTCGGCAATATCGGCCCGCTTGCCTCCAAGCCGGTGATGGAAGGAAAGGCCGTTCTCTTCAAGAAGTTCGCCGGCATCGACGTTTTCGATATCGAGATCGATGCTCCGACAGTCGAACGCATGGTCGACGTGGTTTCCGCCCTCGAACCGACCTTCGGCGGCATCAATCTCGAGGACATCAAGGCGCCGGAGTGCTTTGAAGTCGAGCGGCAGCTGCGCGAGAAGATGGAGATCCCGGTCTTCCACGACGACCAGCATGGAACGGCGATCATCGTCGCCGCCGCCGTCCTGAACGGCCTGGAACTGGCCGGCAAGGACATCACCAAGGCAAAGATCGTCGCCTCCGGTGCCGGCGCCGCAGCGCTGGCCTGCCTCAACCTTCTCGTCACCCTCGGCGCCAAGCGCGAAAATATCTGGGTCCACGATCTCGAGGGCCTCGTCTACAAGGGCCGCGAAGTCCTGATGGACGAGTGGAAGGCCGTCTACGCACAGGACAGTGCCAATCGCGTGCTTGCCGACAGCATCGGCGGCGCCGACGTATTCCTTGGGCTTTCGGCTGCAGGAGTCCTCAAGCCCGAGCTGCTCGCCCAGATGGCCGAGAAGCCGCTGATCATGGCACTCGCCAACCCGACTCCGGAAATCATGCCGGAAGTCGCTCGCGCCGCGCGGCCGGATGCGATGATCTGCACCGGCCGTTCGGACTTCCCGAACCAGGTCAACAACGTTCTCTGCTTCCCGCACATCTTCCGCGGCGCACTCGATTGCGGCGCTCGCACCATCAACGAAGAAATGAAGATGGCGGCGGTACGGGCGATTGCCGGCCTGGCACGCGAGGAACCGTCGGATGTCGCAGCCCGTGCCTATTCAGGGGAAACGCCGGTCTTCGGACCCGACTACCTCATCCCCTCGCCTTTCGACCAACGGTTGATCCTGCGCATCGCCCCAGCCGTTGCCAAGGCCGCCGCCGAAAGCGGCGTCGCCACCCGTCCGATCCAGGATTTCGACGCCTATCTCGACAAGCTCAACCGTTTCGTCTTCCGCTCCGGCTTCATCATGAAACCGGTCTTCGCGGCCGCCAAGAACGCCCCCAAGAACCGCGTCATCTTCGCCGAAGGAGAAGACGAGCGCGTGCTGCGTGCCGCCCAGGTGCTCCTCGAGGAAGGCACGGCAAAGCCGATCCTGATCGGCCGTCCACAGATCATCGAAACCCGCCTGCGCCGTTATGGCCTGAGAATCCGTCCCGATGTCGACTTCGAGGTGGTCAATCCGGAAGGCGATCCGCGTTATCGCGACTATGTCGACGAATACTTCGCCCTGGTCGGTCGCCTCGGCGTGATCCCGGAAGCCGCCCGCACGATCGTGCGCACGAACACGACCGTGATCGGCGCGCTGGCGGTCAAGCGCGGTGAAGCGGACGCTTTGATCTGCGGCGTCGAGGGGCGCTACAGCCGGCACCTGCGCGACGTTTCGCAGATCATCGGCAAGAAGCCGGGCGTGCTCGATTTCTCGGCGCTCAGCCTGTTGATCTCGCAGCGCGGCGCGACATTCTTCACCGACACCTATGTGAGCTACAACCCGAGCGCCGAAGAGATCGCTCAGACGACAGTGATGGCGGCGGGCGAAATTCGCCGCTTCGGTATCACGCCGCACGCTGCTCTCGTTTCACATTCGAACTTCGGATCGCGCGAATCCGAAAGTGCCGCCAAGATGCGCGCCGCGCTCAAGCTCGTCCGCGAACTCGCGCCCGATCTCGAGGTCGATGGCGAGATGCATGGCGACGCGGCGATCTCCGAGACGCTGCGCGAGCGGGTGATGCCGAACAGCACGCTGAAGGGCGAAGCCAACCTGCTCGTCTTCCCCAATCTCGATGCCGCCAACATCACGCTCGGCGTGGTCAAGACGATGACCGATAGCCTCCATGTCGGGCCGATCCTGCTGGGTTCGGCGTTGCCGGCGCATATCCTGTCGCCGTCAGTCACGTCCCGCGGTGTCGTCAACATGGCCGCTCTTGCAGTCGTCGAGGCAAGCCATCCCGCTTGA
- a CDS encoding helix-turn-helix transcriptional regulator — protein MTNQQAVLDLLDIVEYRGCADPQQFFALMRRTFDIAHLLYLEAEPTAEGLKVCRLHHTFGAYAEELYLSRGLHRIDPILRLALGGVRPVEWATARRRFPECEPLYEAAEDIGLSTEGVALPLPSPAGRMALLAISANMSPPEWAEYRRCHLRDFQLAANLFHASMLEQAMADAIDDRDTRLTSRETEVLTWSAAGKSYWEIATILGISERTVRFFMSNARRKLNVVSNTQAVAQAVRHALIPTI, from the coding sequence ATGACTAATCAACAGGCTGTCCTCGATCTGCTGGATATCGTGGAATATCGCGGGTGCGCGGACCCGCAACAGTTCTTCGCCTTGATGCGTCGCACGTTCGATATCGCGCATCTGCTCTATCTCGAAGCGGAGCCGACGGCCGAGGGGCTCAAGGTCTGCCGCCTGCATCACACCTTCGGCGCCTATGCCGAGGAGCTCTATCTGTCCCGCGGTCTCCACCGTATCGATCCGATCCTCCGGCTCGCGCTTGGCGGCGTGAGGCCCGTGGAATGGGCGACAGCGCGGCGCCGCTTCCCGGAGTGCGAACCGCTTTACGAGGCTGCCGAGGATATCGGCTTGTCCACGGAAGGCGTCGCTCTGCCGCTGCCCTCGCCGGCCGGACGCATGGCACTGCTGGCGATCAGTGCCAACATGTCGCCGCCGGAATGGGCCGAGTATCGTCGATGCCATCTGCGCGATTTCCAGCTGGCGGCCAATCTTTTTCATGCCTCGATGCTCGAGCAGGCGATGGCAGATGCGATCGACGACCGCGACACGCGATTGACCAGCCGGGAGACGGAGGTCTTGACCTGGTCGGCGGCGGGCAAGAGCTATTGGGAAATCGCGACGATCCTTGGCATTTCCGAACGCACGGTTCGCTTCTTCATGAGCAATGCGCGCCGCAAGCTCAATGTCGTGTCCAACACCCAAGCCGTTGCGCAGGCGGTCCGCCATGCGCTGATCCCCACCATCTAA
- a CDS encoding acyl-homoserine-lactone synthase: protein MIRIVNGNARGQHPQAIDEMFRLRKRVFHDFLKWDVKTEGNWEIDHYDKANPLYVMSYSPETGKLRGSLRLLPTLGPNMLDDTFPILLGGNPEIRSASVWESSRFCIEPDISQDRSSNQVTVAAAELMCGVGELGLASGVSHIVTVTDVFLERMFRRMGCPGERIAEPQRIGSVYAVAIAWEVSRSLLQTMKAVAAIEGTVLERPMSLETARAA, encoded by the coding sequence ATGATCAGGATAGTGAACGGAAACGCTCGCGGGCAACACCCGCAGGCCATCGACGAGATGTTCCGGCTGCGCAAGCGCGTCTTCCATGACTTCTTGAAATGGGACGTCAAGACCGAGGGCAACTGGGAAATCGACCACTACGACAAGGCCAATCCACTCTATGTGATGTCCTATTCGCCGGAGACCGGAAAGCTGCGCGGTTCGCTCAGACTCCTGCCGACGCTCGGACCGAACATGCTGGATGACACATTCCCGATCCTGCTCGGCGGAAATCCGGAAATCCGCAGCGCTTCGGTCTGGGAATCGAGCCGCTTCTGCATCGAACCGGATATCTCCCAGGACCGGTCTTCGAACCAGGTGACGGTCGCCGCCGCCGAACTCATGTGCGGTGTCGGCGAGCTTGGCCTTGCCTCCGGCGTCAGCCACATCGTCACCGTCACCGACGTCTTCCTGGAGCGGATGTTCCGCCGGATGGGGTGCCCCGGAGAGCGCATCGCCGAGCCGCAGAGGATCGGCAGTGTCTACGCGGTCGCCATCGCCTGGGAAGTATCGAGAAGCCTGCTTCAAACAATGAAGGCCGTTGCCGCCATCGAAGGCACCGTGCTCGAACGGCCGATGTCGCTCGAAACCGCAAGGGCGGCCTGA